In Abditibacteriota bacterium, a single window of DNA contains:
- a CDS encoding phosphatase PAP2 family protein: MTDQYKTLIAGLTAGLILAGLVTIPHGYFSFHATDHLYGWALFLSTWCYHLLIAFTCLFFAVWELKKRDGSFASTLWAMLTIAILINLIKYTPFGHLTPRPSGYEGGFPSGHTATSFAMAFFIASKAPRLTLPVFLAAVAIGFSRLFAGSEHAAHYPYQIISGSLFGTYLSWGLTLLQMKRREKKALQKP; this comes from the coding sequence ATGACTGATCAATACAAGACCCTGATCGCCGGCCTCACCGCAGGGCTTATCCTGGCGGGCCTGGTGACCATTCCTCACGGCTATTTTTCCTTTCACGCCACAGACCATCTCTATGGCTGGGCCCTGTTTCTCAGCACCTGGTGCTACCATCTGCTGATAGCCTTCACCTGCCTGTTTTTTGCAGTGTGGGAGCTGAAAAAGCGGGACGGCAGCTTCGCAAGCACCCTTTGGGCCATGCTCACGATAGCCATACTGATCAACCTCATCAAATACACGCCCTTCGGGCATCTGACTCCCAGACCCAGCGGCTATGAGGGAGGCTTTCCCAGCGGACACACCGCCACCTCCTTTGCCATGGCCTTTTTCATAGCCTCAAAGGCGCCCCGGCTGACCCTGCCTGTGTTTCTGGCGGCGGTGGCCATCGGCTTCAGCCGGCTCTTTGCGGGCTCGGAGCACGCGGCCCACTACCCCTACCAGATCATCAGCGGCAGCCTCTTCGGCACCTATCTGTCCTGGGGCCTGACCCTCCTGCAGATGAAGCGCCGGGAGAAAAAGGCGCTACAAAAGCCTTAG